A stretch of the Osmerus mordax isolate fOsmMor3 chromosome 12, fOsmMor3.pri, whole genome shotgun sequence genome encodes the following:
- the ppargc1b gene encoding peroxisome proliferator-activated receptor gamma coactivator 1-beta isoform X2: MVEDEVGGLSVFPSLGEELEEDEEDLPLDTEPFPECLSAETEDQSLLKKLLLTPPNVPAGIDANKEGSRNRNNNRSLYLKPLRPLVKNESTQKCKARAVRPAGHLCTELHRHLTTAQDAEDTPSADSEEEDEEEDDEDDDSDSEEEDEEEEDEEESSGSEVEAEAPPHAAEPVKPQFSSEKELHSMVELIKYMHTYCLPARKQGAWERREREASSFTRRARPEGSTARSPPNCHKAAAPQAQGGGPRPRPAFSHQREVKANSLLRELLEAVTSFDVSKPYRLHSPPYIHSRGHHTKAAPASAEPPQSPSQASHSSRPDLPLPASSRADRALGGSPGPGSPEVDDSSFSVRRSRRLASFPSRFAKRVRQGRVRVESGEGPGGSQETAEVKQYMRNPVGKETASESSLQTKADPGHSCCHKEKRSCLCLPLTPKSTGDAQYPSKPFEQPLSMDLCGTAGLTPPTTPPHKPMEEELFKPEGKSDTQTQTPNTTKGSWLSRANARKLPEQTELYAQLRRMGQATQDAPKEAVIHRTFGDHDYCLLSLGESRKRTAAALSPSPWALGRGERSGDQANQVLGDRFSKQQDNRLNTKAVEEPGSRTEDGLRKGRAMTSAAQSASAQALSPQNSEEEGERPSSCRSPSPINHTSCCPPQSPSCKSDFSCENDEGCHDDKQRNMTKSGSQKEEDNCQVFYIHNLPNSVTQMMLRKRFQAFGDPEDCKVIIKNEERCGVIKIRQGPAGPTQRHRREPLFQNGLGNGLRRITRKRYIDLDEAGPGPVKSKYDALDFDTLLKEAQKSLHR; this comes from the exons ctGAAGAAGCTTCTGTTGACGCCCCCTAATGTGCCCGCGGGCATCGATGCAAACAAAGAGGGGAGCAGGAATCGCAATAACAACAGGAGCCTTTACCTCAAACCCCTAAGGCCTCTGGTTAAG AACGAGAGCACCCAAAAGTGCAAGGCCCGTGCAGTTCGACCGGCGGGCCACCTGTGCACGGAGCTCCATCGACACCTGACCACAGCGCAGGACGCAGAGGACACGCCCTCCGCCgactcagaggaggaggacgaggaggaggatgacgaaGACGACGACAGCGActcagaggaggaagacgaggaagaggaggacgaggaggagtctTCAGGCAGCGAGGTCGAGGCGGAGGCCCCCCCCCACGCGGCCGAGCCCGTCAAGCCACAGTTCTCCTCAGAGAAGGAGCTGCACTCCATGGTGGAGCTCATCAAGTACATGCACACGTACTGTCTGCCCGCGCGCAAGCAGGGAGCCTGGGAGCGCCGGGAGCGCGAGGCCTCAAGCTTCACGCGCCGGGCGAGGCCCGAGGGCTCCACCGCCCGCAGCCCCCCGAACTGTCACAAAGCGGCTGCCCCCCAAGCCCAGGGCGGAGGCCCGCGGCCGCGCCCAGCCTTCTCTCACCAGCGGGAGGTGAAGGCCAACTCCCTGCTCCGCGAGCTGCTGGAGGCGGTCACGTCCTTTGACGTCAGCAAGCCTTACAGACTGCACAGCCCCCCCTACATCCACAGCAGGGGACATCACACCAAGGCGGCCCCCGCCTCCGCCGAGCCCCCGCAGAGTCCCAGCCAGGCCAGTCATTCATCCAGACCAGACCTCCCCCTGCCCGCCTCCTCCAGGGCTGACAGGGCCCTCGGAGGCTCCCCCGGCCCCGGGAGTCCCGAGGTGGACGACTCGTCCTTCTCTGTGCGTCGTTCCCGCCGCCTGGCCTCCTTCCCCAGCCGCTTTGCCAAGCGGGTGCGGCAGGGGCGCGTGAGGGTGGAGTCTGGGGAGGGGCCGGGCGGCAGCCAGGAGACGGCGGAGGTCAAGCAGTACATGAGAAATCCCGTGGGGAAGGAGACGGCTTCTGAGAGCAGCCTCCAAACCAAGGCAGACCCTGGACACTCCTGCTGCCACAAAG AGAAACGATCCTGCCTTTGTCTTCCGTTGACACCGAAATCCACAGG AGATGCACAGTATCCCAGCAAGCCCTTTGAGCAGCCGCTCAGCATGGACCTGTGTGGCACAGCAG GCCtcactccccccaccaccccccctcacaaacccatggaggaggagctgttcAAGCCGGAGGGTAAGTCCGacacccagacccagactcCTAACACCACCAAGGGCTCATGGCTGAGCCGTGCGAACGCCCGCAAACTCCCGGAGCAGACGGAACTCTACGCTCAGCTCCGCCGGATGGGCCAGGCCACCCAGGACGCGCCCAAGGAGGCGGTGATCCACCGGACATTTGGCGACCACGATTACTGCCTCCTCAGcctgggagagagcaggaagaggacgGCCGCCGCGTTGAGCCCGTCTCCCTGGGCGCTGGGAAGGGGGGAGCGTAGCGGAGACCAAGCCAACCAGGTGTTGGGGGACAGGTTCAGCAAACAGCAAGACAACAGACTGAACACCAAAGCCGTGGAGGAGCCGGGCAGCAGGACAGAGGACGGGCTCCGGAAGGGCCGTGCCATGACATCCGCTGCCCAGTCAGCGTCAGCCCAGGCCTTGTCCCCCCAGAActcggaggaagagggagaacggCCCTCTTCCTGCCGCTCTCCCTCGCCCATCAACCACACCAGCTGCTGCCCTCCCCAGTCCCCGAGCTGCAAGTCTGACTTCAG CTGTGAGAATGATGAGGGCTGCCACGACGACAAGCAGAGGAACATGACCAAGTCTGGATCACAGAAAGAAGAG GACAACTGCCAAGTGTTCTACATCCACAACCTACCTAACAGCGTTACACAGATGATGCTAAGGAAACGCTTTCAAGCCTTCGGAGACCCTGAGGACTGCAAAGTCATTATCAAGAATGA GGAGCGCTGTGGGGTGATAAAGATCCGTCAGGGGCCTGCAGGGCCAACACAGAGGCACAGGAGAGAACCACTCTTCCAAAACGGATTGGGCAACGGCCTGCGCAGAATCACCCGCAAACGCTACATCGATCTAG ATGAGGCGGGGCCAGGCCCGGTGAAGAGCAAATATGATGCCCTTGACTTTGACACCCTGTTGAAAGAGGCCCAGAAGAGCCTGCATCGctga